AGAACACCGACGGCGAAACCGTCACCTTGAGCTCGTTCCGTGGCCTGATGCCGGTGGTGTTCTTCGGTTTCACCCAATGCCCGGCCGTGTGCCCGACCACCCTGGCGCGCGCTGCGCAGGCCAAGAAGCTGATGGGCCGCGACGGCGAAATCATGCAAGTGGTGTTCATCACCCTGGACCCGGAACGCGACACCCCCGAGATTCTCGACAAGTACGTCAAGGCTTTCGATCCGAGCTTCGAAGCGCTGTACGGCACCCCGGAAGAAATCGCCGTGGCCGCCAAGGAGTTCGGGATCTTTTATGAAAAGATCCCCGCCGGCGACACCTACACCCTGTCCCACACCGCCACCAGTTTCGTGTTCGACACCCGTGGCAACCTGCGCCTGGGCCTGCAGGCATCCCTTACCGCTAAAGAGTGCGCAGAAGACCTGCTCACCGTCATGGAGGTCTGCTAATGACTGCCGTTCAACACCTCAAACGCACCCTCATCGGCATGACCCTGCTGGGCCTCGCCGCCCACGCCAGCGCCCAGGTGCAAGTCACCGACGCCTGGGTACGCGCCACCGTGCCGGGCCAGCCGTCCAGCGGCGCGTTCATGACCGTCACCGCCGACACTGACAGCAAACTGCTGAGCGTGGCCTCGCCGGTGGCCAAGGACGTGCAGATCCATGAAATGAGCATGAAGGACGACGTCATGCGCATGGGCCCGGTGGATTCGGT
The genomic region above belongs to Pseudomonas azotoformans and contains:
- a CDS encoding copper chaperone PCu(A)C, producing the protein MTAVQHLKRTLIGMTLLGLAAHASAQVQVTDAWVRATVPGQPSSGAFMTVTADTDSKLLSVASPVAKDVQIHEMSMKDDVMRMGPVDSVALPAGKAVTLDPNGYHVMLMGLTGQIKEGDQVPLTLTVQNAKGEKQAIEVKAPARGVDGMDHSKMH
- a CDS encoding SCO family protein — translated: MSTLFTRRKVLTGMGLLGLGSLLGGCDYSPKLNFKYGKDLSDKIMGRTFKLKNTDGETVTLSSFRGLMPVVFFGFTQCPAVCPTTLARAAQAKKLMGRDGEIMQVVFITLDPERDTPEILDKYVKAFDPSFEALYGTPEEIAVAAKEFGIFYEKIPAGDTYTLSHTATSFVFDTRGNLRLGLQASLTAKECAEDLLTVMEVC